Part of the Paenibacillus aurantius genome, GGTAATTGATGATCGGGTAGGAGGCAATGGATCCGAACGAGCCGGTATTGTTCACCGTGAACGTTCCTCCCTGCAGATCATCGAGACCCAGCTTCCCGGAGCGGGATTTTTTGGTCAACTCATCAATGGCTCTGGCGAGGCCGGCAATGTTCTTCTGATCGGCCCGCTTGATGACGGGCGTAATGACCGAATCCTCCGTACCTACGGCAAGCGACAGGTTGATGTCCTTCTTGACGATGATCTTGTCCACCGCCCACACCGAGTTCATGATGGGATAATCTTTGATGGCATTGACGACCGCCTTCAACATAAAAGCGAGATACGTCAGGTTGATGCCCTCCTGGCGCATGAACTCATCCTTCAGCTTGTTGCGGAGCAGGACCAGGTTCGTGACATCGACCTCAATCATCGTCCAGGCGTGGGGAATTTCCGACACACTCTGACGCATGTTACGGGCAATGGTGTTGCGGATCGGCGTAACGTCGATCAGATACTCCCCGCGGCTTTCGGACGCCCTCGGTTCCCGCTCCCCGGTCAACGGGGTCGGCGGCTGGGCCGATAGATGCAGCCCGCTGGAACGAACGGGCACGGTCGGAGCTTTGGGAGGTTCCGTCACGTGCGGGGCTGCTGTACGGCTAACCTGAGAGGCCTCCGCATGAGCGAGCACATCCTTGCGGGTGATTCGGCCGCCCAGGCCGGTGCCCCCGACCTCCTCCAGGTTAACGCCGTGCTCGGCCGCCAGCTTGAGGACCGCGGGAGACAGACGGGACCGCATGCTTTCTTCGCTGCCTGCCGCTTCCCGGGATGCAACGGCAGCCGGCGCCATGCCTGCAGGGGCGGAAGAGCCAGCTTCGGCCACCGGATCCAGAATAACACAGATGACCTCGCCTACCTCGGCCGTGTGACCTTCCGGAGCGATAATCTCCGTCAGCGTCCCTTCCACCGGCGCCGGCATTTCCACCGTAACCTTATCCGTAATGAGCTCACAAATGACTTCATACTGCTCGATATAGTCGCCCGGCTGCTTCAGCCATTTTCCGATCGTTGCCGAAACCAGGCTTTCAGCCAGATGGGGGACCGTGATGGCCGTCCCTTTGGTTGGGGTTTTCATGTATAGCCTCCTGAAAACGTACGGATTTCCCGAACGCGCTTTCTAGATTTGGGCGAGCTTCAGCATCGCTTCCCGGATGGAATCCGGGTTAGGCAGGAACGCCTTCTCCAGCACCGGGCTCATGCCAAGAGCAGGCACGTCCGGTCCGCACAGCCTCATAATCGGGGCGTCGAGATCATAGAAGAGCTCTTCCGAGATGATGGCGGAAACTTCCGCTCCCACTCCACCCGTCTTATTATCCTCGTGAACGATTAAGACCTTGCCGGTTTTGGCCGCGGCTTCCAGAATCGCCTCCCGGTCGAGCGGCTGAAGCGTGCGCAGGTCGAGAACCTGCGTCGTGATGCCTTCCGCTTTAAGCTCGTCCGCCGCCTTCAGCACATGATGTACCATCATGCCGTATGTAATGACGGTAAGGTCCGTTCCTTCCCGCTTAACGGCTGCTTTGCCGATCGGAACGATGTAATCGTCCTCGGGGACCTCTTCGTTTATGGCCAGGTAGCATTTTTTATGCTCGAAGAAGAGAACGGGATCCTCGTCCCGGATGGCTGCCTTGAGCAGCCCTTTGGCGTCATAGGGGGTGGACGGCGCCACCAGCTTCAAACCCGGCGTCCCGAAGAAGACGGATTCCGGACACTGGGAGTGGTAGAGTCCTCCTCCCCCGCTTGCCCCGTAAGGCGCCCGGATGACGACCGGACAGCTCCAGTCTCCGTTGGAGCGGTACCGGATTTTGGCCGCTTCACTAATGATCTGATTGGTGGCCGGAAAAATAAAGTCGGCAAATTGCATCTCGGCCACCGGCCGCATGCCGTACATGGCCGCTCCGATCGCGACTCCCGCGATAGCCGACTCCGTAAGCGGCGTATCCATGATCCGGTCTTCTCCGAATTCGTCCCGCAGCCCTTTCGTCGCGTTGAACACGCCGCCTTTGCCGACGTCTTCTCCCAGCACAAAAACGTTCCCGTCGCGCTGCATTTCTTCCTGCATCGCCGTACGGATAGCTTCTAAATAAGAAATAACCGCCAAACCTTATTCCTCCTTATTGCGATGCATAGACATGCTTCAGCCCTTCCTCCGGCTTAACCGGCGGGGCGGTTTCGGCATAACGGGCCGCTTCCTTGACTTCCTTATCGATCGACGCGGCCAGCTCCCGGTCCTTTTCCTCGCTCCAGATCCCGCAATCGATCAGGTACTGCCGGAACTTGGGAAGGCCGTCCTTGCTGCGGTTCTCCTCCACCTCTTCCTTCGTCCGGTACAGAAGATCGTTGTCCGCGGTGGAATGGGGAGAGATGCGGTACATAACCGCCTCGATCAAAGTGGGGCCTTCCCCGCGAAGGCCGCGTTCCCGGGCTTCCTTCACAACGCGGAATACCTCTAGGGCGTCATTCCCGTCTACACGGACCCCCGGGAATCCGTAGCCCAGCGCCCGGTCGTGTATGTTTCCGGCCACCTGTTTATGAATAGGCACCGAGATGGCGTATTGGTTGTTTTCGCACATTAGGATAACGGGCAGCTTGTGAACGCCGGCAAAATTGCAGCCTTCGTGAAAATCGCCCTGGTTGCTCGAGCCTTCTCCAAAGGTGACGAAAGAAACGAACTTTTGCTTGTTCATTTTGGCCGCAAGCGCTATTCCCACGGCATGGGGAACCTGAGTCGTAACCGGACTCGAACCGGTCACGATGCGCAGCTTCTTGTGGCCGAAATGGCCCGGCATCTGCCGGCCGCCGCTGTTCGGGTCCTCGCTTTTGACGAAGACGGAAAGAAACAGTTCCTTGAGCGACATACCGGCGGTCAGAACCACTCCGTAGTCCCGGTAATATGGCAGGAAATAGTCCTGCTCGGTGTCGAGAGCGAAGGCCGCGGCTACCTGGGCGGCTTCCTGGCCGATCCCCGACACATGGAAAGCGATTTTGCCGGAGCGCTGAAGCAGGAAGCAGTGCTCGTCAAATTTGCGGGCCTTCAGCATAATGGAATACATCTGGATGGCCTGCTCATCGGATAATCCTACTGTCCTGTGCTTCGCCAATTGACCGATTGACATGAAACCAGCCTCCTTGTTGTGCTTTTTAATACCTGGTCCTAATACTAAGCCTTACCTCTATCATATCATAGATTGGTACATTTATGAATGGGTTGTGACGAATGCCGCCTGGAGGGCGGCACCTTTTATACATGGATGGCTTGTCCGTCGGCTGCCAGCATCGCTTCCCCCAACGCCTCCGATAACGTCGGATGGGGATGAATGGATTGCCCCACCTCCCATGGAGTCGCGTCAAGCAGCTGGGCAAGCGCCGCTTCGCTGATATGCTCGGTTACGTGAGGACCGATCATATGCACGCCAAGCAGGTCCGAGGTGTTCCGGTCCGCTACGATTTTGACGAAGCCTTCCGTATGTCCCTGCACAAGGGCTTTGCCCAGCACCTTGAACGGGAACCGCCCCGTTTTTACGTCGTGCCCGCGCTCCTTGGCCTGCTGCTCGGTCCATCCCACACTCGCGATTTCCGTCCGCGTGTAGATGCAGCGCGGCACCCGATGGGGCTCGTAGCGGCCGTTCTCCTTGCCGGCTATATGCTCGACCGCCCGAATGCCTTCGTGAGCGGCGGCATGGGCTAGCTGAAGCCCGCCGATCGCATCCCCGACCGCATAAATATGAGGCTCCGCTGTCTGGAAGCTTCCATTCACCTTCAAGTAGCCTTTCTCGACCTTCACGTCGCTGTTCTCGAGCCCGATGGAATCAATATTGGCTTCCCTGCCGACCGAGACCAGAATTCGTGAAGCGGAGAGACCCATCCGTTCGCCGTCCTTCTCTACCTGAACGGTGGCTTCCTTCTCCCCTTTCTCGAGGGATTCGGGAAGAAGCTTCGCTCCGGTCAGCACCCGGATGCCCCTTTTGCGGAACAGAAGCTCCAGCTCCTTCGAAATGTCCTCGTCTTCCTGGGGAACGAGACGCGGGGCATATTCCACCACCGTGACTTCCACCCCGAAGTCATTCAGCATCGACGCCCATTCCACTCCGATTACCCCGCCCCCGACGATGAGCATGGATTCCGGAAGCTCGGCCATCAGAAGAGCTTCGTCGCTCGTCAGGATGAGCTCTCCGTCCGGCTCAAGTCCGGGCAGGATGCGCGGCCGGGAGCCGGTAGCGAGAATAAGATGGCCGGGAACAAGCGTTTCCGTCTCCCCATCGGCCAGCTCGACGGCAATGGTTCCGCTTCGGGGAGCGAAGATGGAAGGGGCGATCATCCTCCCGCTTCCGGCGTATACATCGATTTTGTTCTTCTTCATCAGGAGCTGAAGCCCTTTGTACAGCTGGTCCACAATCCCGGCTTTTCTTTGCTGGACCCGGTCAAAATCAAGGGTAACCGAAGAAGCGGTGACGCCATAGGCTTCCCCGTTCTTGGCTTCGGCATATACTTCCGCACTGCGTAGAAGCGCCTTGCTGGGGATGCAACCGCGGTGAAGACAGGTGCCGCCAAGCTTGTCCCGCTCTACAAGAGCAACGGACATGCCGAGCTGGGCTGCTCGAATCGCGGCACTGTAGCCTCCTGTGCCTCCGCCCAGAACGACAATATCATAAGTATGGCTCATGCTTAATCGATCCCTCCGATAGTATTGGCTTCGATGAATCCCCTCCCCCTTTGGACTTAAGTGGGGGGAATATAGTATAACTAATGGTAGCGTATAAACATCTCTTGAAAGAGGACAACGGTATGAAATCCACAATTTCCCGCTTTGCCGCCGCCCTGATTCTCGTTATCCCCGGGATTGCCGCGACTTACGGCTTTCTCGCCATGAAGGATTCGCTGTTCGCGCTGTTTGACGAAGCCTCCGCGGGGTTTACCTGGGGCAAATTCCTTATCGGCTTTGTGCTGTTTGCCGCCGGCGTCGCCTTCATCGGAGGCTGGACCTTCTATAGGGACCGCAAGCGCAATTATGTAGCTCCCCGCTTCAAAGAAAAGAAACGCCGTCCCGGCAGAGAATGAGGCTTCAGCGTTTACTTACGATTTTACACTTCCGCACCTGCCGGCGCAATGAAAACCGCCCGACACCATCCGACGGCAATCCCGTTCGCCCGCAAAAAAAGACGCTCCCGCGAGGGAAGCGTCTTTTGCTATGAGCTGATGGTTAAATGCGTTTAGCCGCCTTGTACCGGGCTCCCCAGTAACCGGAATACAGGTTATCGATATGCACCCCGTAAGAAGTTGTCGCCGAAATAAACTGGCTGTTCCCCAAATAAATGCCCACATGGGTGATCGGGGAAGAGGAGGTTTCCGAGAAGAAGACAAGATCGCCCGGCTGTACTTCGGAAACAAATTGCCCGGCGCCTGCATACATTTGGCTTGCCGTGCGAGGCAGTGTGGTTCCCTGCTGCTTGAAGAGGTATTGAACGTACCCGGAGCAGTCAAATCCGCTTGGGGTCGTTCCTCCAAAAGCATAAGGGACACCTAAGTATTTTTTGGCATTGTTGATGATGGTAAACGGCAGAGGCTGAGGTTTGTACCACGCCGGAGCGTGGTATTTGCCGTCGGCCGCCACGATCGCGATATAATTGTTCTGGTCCCATTGGACCATCGTTCCCAAAGCTTCCGAGATGAAGCGGACCGGCACATACGTGCGTCCTCCCGTAAAAAGGGCGTTCGTATCAATGCTTATCGGCTGCCCGTTGACAAGGGCTCTCTTCTCTCCCGTCTTCAGTTCGACGGATTTGGTGCTGCTGCTGATTTTGACTTTCACCTGCTGGTCAGTCGTCATGCTATAGTTGACCTGATACCCCATTTTCTCCGTTACCATGCGAATCGGCACCTGGGTGCGGCTGCTGCCATCCATAAAAGGCTGGGCATCGGGAAAATGAACCAGGTCATCATTGACTTGAACCTTAACGGGATCGGCATAAGCCTGCGTACTGAGAGCAAGACCGAGCCCCAAACATACGGACGACAAAAAAGACGTGCGAATCCACCTATTCAGTTCTGTTTCCTCCTATGTGCCTCCGAGGTTAGTTGACGGATTCGGGAAAGGCAGGCTCCCTAGTTCACTCGCGCGCGTGAACATTCACCCCATAAATAAGTCCCCCGTACCGGGCATGTTGTGCGCCCGGATTCGGCTTAACGTAGTATGACGAGTATAAAAATACCATGGAAATGTTTTCACGGCAATCCCCCTATTGTAGGTAATTAGTGGGATAGGAAAGGACTCCTATGGAATATGTCCATTATGTGAACGAATAGGAATAGGAGTTGACAAAGGAACACAAAAAAGAGCCTGCCGGATAACCCGACAGGCCAAATTAAGGAGAAAGAAAAAAAGGTTATGAAGATAGCCGCAGGCCAATGCGGCTATACGTTTAGTATAACACACCATATATACGCCTATCTATAACCTCATTTAGGTTCTTCTCCCTGATTTTGGTCGATTTTGTATTTGTCATAGCGGCCATCCACTTCCTTGGCCATTTGACGATACAGGCGGGTTTCTTCCACGACAGGGTCCAGCTTGGCTTGGATCCGGATTTCATACCGGGGCGAAAGCCTCCGCCTAGCGGCTGCATCCAGCTCCTCCTTCTCCATGTCCCCTTCCTCCAGCGAATGCGCCATCTCCTGCTCCAGCTTGTCTCGGTCATCGTGTTCGTGATTCATTCCAATCCCTCCCAAATATGACGTAACATGCGGGCCAAAGCGGAAAGAAAAAAGCACAGCCAGGCTGCACTCCGTCCCCATTGCTTATATAACGCTGTCTGTGTCGGTTACCCCAAATCCACGAACTTGGAAACCTGCTCCCCGATCTCGGGCAGATAAGGATCCATGCAGTTGCACAAGTAATCCTTCTTGCATACCGGGCAAGGCTCTTTATGCAGGCGGCTGATATCGGTCGGAACCTTCTCTCCGCTCGGCAAGGTTTCATAAGTGACCCGGCAGTGGTTGCGGTCTTCGAGAACCACAACGACTTCCATCAGTCCGTTCTTTTCGTTATGGCTTACGATTTTGGCTTCCGCCACTTTCGGTTGATAAGGCATGGTCATGACCTCCTATATTGGTTGCCCATCCATTATATATAAAACCACGGAGGCAGAGCAAGCACGTCGTAAGGAACCACCTTACCGACTGGCGAAATCGAAGCGGCGGCTTCTACACCTTATTCTTTCACGAAACCTTAGGCTCGATGCTCCCAAAAAGGATTTATTGTTTTAGTTTCTCCTTTAGTAGTTCTAAATTTTTAACATCCTCGGATAATTTTAATTGTTCTAATAGTTCTAATGCTTTTTCCTTTTCTATATTGCCGAAATAATCAAATGCACTATGCAACAAGCTTCGGTAAATGTAATAATGCCACTTTAAGTCTTTGATGAGTCGACTATATAATGGATTCTTCAACGTGTAAGGTACGGGGCCTGAGGCAATAAGTATTCTCTGAATTAAACGATCCTTTCTTGGCTGATTAAAGATCCTTTCCCATGAATCTTCTACCAGCTCCTGATCTTCAAAAAAATGACACCAAAGCGAATATTCTACGGGCTTAGATAAAGAGTTGTCTTCAGAAGATAAATAAGACAAGTACTTTTCCCACATATAATCTTTTTCTTCCCCATTAAAATCATGGAAGGATAGGCCTATATGATGAAGGATCGAGTATGTGGGCATCCCATCATATAATTCAAATGACAACTTAAGTTATCCACTAAAGAGAGCAGCACTTCTTGCAGCCTTGCAAATATCAAGAAATTGATCCTCTGCCATGACATGACCCAGTATTTCTTTTAACCGCAAATGGTTCACCCCCCTATAGGTTATCTTTGATTGGTCATAAAAAATACCACTCCTTAATCGGGTATCTGAACCCAATAAAAGAAGCAGTATTTGTTGGCTTGTCTCCGCTAAAAGGCTTCTAACCCTTTCACGAAACCTTATGCTCGATTCTAAGCTTATCCGCCACCATGGCGATAAATTCGCTGTTGGTCGGCTTCGACTTCGAAATATTGATCGTGTAGCCGAAAATAAAGCTGATGCTGTCGATATTGCCGCGGGTCCATGCCACTTCAATTGCATGACGGATCGCGCGTTCGACGCGGCTCGGCGTGGTCTTGTATCGTTCGGCAATAGCCGGGTAAAGCGTTTTGGTGATGGCCCCGAGAATTTCGATATTGTTATAAACCATGGTAATCGCATCGCGCAAATATTGATACCCCTTGATATGGGCGGGCACGCCGATCTCATGGATAATGCTCGTAATGTTGGCGTCCAGGTTTTTGCCTTTGGACATGGGTACGACATTGGTTTTGGCCGAGGAGGAGCTGCTGCTGGTATAAGACGACTGGTTGGACACGAGCTGGCGGATCCGATTGGTCAGCACTTCCATATCGAATGGCTTCAATATGTAGTAAGAAGCACCCAATTGAACGGCTTTCTGCGTAATGTTCTCTTGTCCGAAGGCGGTCAGCATAATGATTTTCGGCATCGGCGACAGATTCATTTCGCGGATTTGCTCCAGCACGCCGAGTCCATCCAGATGAGGCATGATGATATCAAGAATGAGGACATCCGGAGCTTTCTTCTGCTGCTCGAGAAACCTCAGCACTTCATTACCGTTATAGGCCACCCCGACAACATTCATATCATCTTGATCATCCATATATTCCGATAACAAGTTAGTAAATTCCCGGTTGTCGTCCGCCAAAAGAACATCAATCGTTTGCAATTCCATTTCCTCCTTCGAATCGGCTATTAAAGGTTTGCCTATAACCAATTCGACAACCCTGGTGAAAATCCTTCTGTCGAAAAATATTTTCCTTTCTTTTTTTGACCTTTTCTTTTATAATTAAAATTTTTGATTTATTCCGACACTCGTTTACAGGATTCGCCAATCCCTGCAAACAAAAGGTTAGCCCCATGCATCCATGAGGCCGTTAGCTCAGCTCGCCTGCTTCTCCGCCGCTTCCGGAAGAATACCGGCATCCTTCAGCATCCACTCAATGAAGCAGCCGTAGCCCGAGGTCGGGTCGTTCACAAAAACATGCGTAACGGCTCCAATCAGCTTGCCGTCTTGGATGATGGGGCTTCCGCTCATCCCTTGAACGATTCCCCCTGTTTTCTCGAGCAGACGAGGATCGGTGATTTTGATCACCATGCCTTTGGTCGCCGGCAACTCCTGCTTGGAAACATGGGTGATTTCAATATCGAAAGGCTCCACCTTCTGGCCGCTGACAACCGTGTAGATTTGAGCCGGTCCTTCCTTGACCTCCGACGCGAAGGCAACGGGAAGGGCTTTGTCCACCAGACTATGGTCCGGACGGCCCGTCATCCGGCCAAAGATCCCGAACGGCGTATTCTTCTCGATGTTGCCGAGCACCCGGCTTTCCTGAAAGAAATGAGCGTGCTTCTCTCCCGGATTCCCGTTTTGCCCCTTGGCTATGGACGTTACATTGGAATGAACGATCTGCCCGCCTCCGACCACAATCGGGGTCTGGGTATCGATATCCGTAATGATGTGCCCCAGCGCTCCGTAGCTGCCTTGATCCGGTGCGTAAAAGGTCAGCGTCCCTACCCCTGCCGCCGAATCCCGGATATAGAGCCCAAGCCGGTAGGCTTTATCGAGAATATCGTAGGCCGGCTGCAGCTGGATGCGGAGCTCCTGGTCCCGGCGTTTGACCACCAAGTCCAAAGGCTGTTTCTTCTCACCGGCTTCCTTCACCTTCTCGGCTACTTCCGACACGTCCCTGGAAGGTGCGCCGTTAATGGACGTAATCAAGTCGCCGATCTCTACCTTCGCCTGCTCTCCGGGGGAAATTTTCTGGTTTTTCTGAATGGTCACCAGATGATGGCCAACTACAAGGATACCGGCCGATTTGACCTTAACCCCGATGGTCTGTCCGCCTGGGATCACTTTAAGATCGGGGATGACCTTGACTTTTACGGTTTTGAAGGGTATGGCTCCGAACAGCTTAAGCTTCATCTCCGTCTCACCGGAGCGGTCCGACTGCAGGGTAATGGGATCCTTCAGGTTCACTTCGGCGGAAGAGACGGCTTCCCCCTTCAAGTGAGCCACCAGCGGGTCCGATACCGTTACACGGGCGGTAACCGGCATGGAAAGCTTAAGGTTCGCCGCTTGTCCGGAGAACAGGCGAAGCTCCTTAGGAAAACGCGCGAAGCTTTGGAACGGGGCGGTGAAGCTGGCCAGGCTGATTAGAATGACAAGAATAAGACCTATCCCTCTTCTGCGGTTGCCGGGGTTCAAGCAGATCACGCTCCTTATGCTTTTCCTGCCTGACGAAAAGCTCTCGTCAAAAGCGTACCTATAAGTTAACCCCGGCCCCATTCTTTTATAACTGTTAATGATGCTCAAACCCGCGCCGTTATTGCTTTTTTACCCTGCCGCGGCAGTTTTTTTAACCTCTGCCAGCTGGATCATTTCCCGGGCGTGCTGAAGCGTTTTGTCCGTCACCTCCACCCCTCCCAGCATCCGGGCCAGCTCCTCCACCCGTCCCTCTTCGTTCAGGCGGACCACCTTGGTGAACGTACGTTCCCCTTCGACCGATTTGCGGATCAGGTAATGAGCATCCGCCATGCATGCCACTTGGGGAAGATGGGTAATGGAGAACACCTGGCAGCTTTGGGACAACCGCGACAGCTTCTCCGCTATCGCCTGGGCCGCCCGGCCGCTGACGCCCGTATCGACCTCATCAAAGACAAGAACGGAAATCCGGTCCACTTTGGCAAAGATGGCCTTCATGGCCAGCATGATCCGGGACAGCTCTCCTCCCGAGGCGATTTTGCTCAGTCCCCTTAAGGGCTCGCCCGGGTTCGCGGAGATGAGAAACTCGACCTGGTCGATTCCGTTCCGGGTCAAACGCACGGTTCTTCCGTCCATCTCCGTCCCCTTCGGATCCTCCAGAGGCTTAAGACTCACGGCAAATCGGGTCCTTTCCATATGGAGGTCCTTCAGCTCGCCTTCTATCTCCTGGGAAAGCGACTCCGCCGCCTTGGCCCGAAGCTTGGACAGCTTGCGGGCATGGCCGCCCAGCTTACCCAGCTCCGCATCGGCGGCCGCCTGCAGCTTCTGGATATGCTCATCTTTATTCTCGATGAGGGAGAGCTCCTCCTCGATTTTGGTTAAGTAAGCCAAAATCTCTTGCACATTTTCCCCGTATTTACGGCGGAAAGAAGACAACAGGTCAAGCCGCTGCTCAATTTCATCGATCCGTTCCGGATTGAATTCAATCTGCTCCTGATAATCCCGCAGCTGAAAAGCCGCATCCTCCAGCTGGTAATACGCAGACTGCACCTGCTCCAGTAAGGGCTGAAGGCCGGCCGGATCAAGCGACGCGATCTCCTGCAGCCTCTGCATGCTTTTGCCTACGGCCTGCAGGCCTTTGTTGTTGTATAGAGTGTCATACGATTCGTTCACGTTCTGATACAGCTTCTCGGCATTTGATAGCTTGCGCCGTTCTTCCTGCAATAATTCATCTTCGCCGATTTTTAACTGGGCTGCCGCTATTTCCTCCACCTGAAACCGGTACAGGTCCTGCATTTGAAGGGCCTGCTTGCCGCTTTCCTGGAGCTCCTGCAGCTGTCTCCGGAGGGCGGTATACTTGTCATAAGAGCTTTGGTAAGCGGTTAAGGCATCCGCCAGGGCCGGTCCTCCGAACAAGTCCAGCCAGTGAATATGCTCATCCACCTTCATCAGGGATTGATGCTCATGCTGGCCATGGATGTTGACCAGCCACTCACCTACCTCCCGGAGCATCGAAAGGTTGACCAGCTGGCCGTTGATCCGGCTTGTGCTTTTGCCGTTGGTTGTAATTTCCCTCCTTATGATCAAATGCTCCTCAGCGGAGGCGTTAATCCCGAGCTTACTCAGCGACTCCCAGACGGGATGGTCGGAAGGCATATCGAAGAGCGCTTCAATCTCGGCTTTGTCGCTGCCGTAGCGGACCAGATCGGTTGCCCCTCTTCCTCCAGCCACTAGCCCAAGGGCGTCGATAATAATGGATTTACCGGCACCCGTCTCCCCCGTCAGCACCTGAAATCCGTTGCGGAAATCAAGATGAACCGACTCAATCACCGCCAGATTGCGGATCGATAATTCGTTCAGCATAGTTCCTCACCCCAGCATAGCCATAATTTCATTGACAAAATGCAAGCTCTGGTCCTTGCCGCGGCAGATCACCAGAATGGTATCGTCTCCGCAAATGGTTCCCATGACGGCGTTCCACTCGAGGTTGTCAATCAGAGCGCCGATAGCATTGGCGGTTCCGGGCATGCATTTCATGACCACCAGATTGTCCGTATGGTCGATATGCACAAAATGATCCGACAGCGATCTTTTTAGCCTTTGCAGAGGATTGAAGCGCTGCTCCGCGGGAATGGCATACTTGTACCTCCCGTCCTTAAGCGGAGTTTTGATCAGATGAAGCTCCTTGATATCTCTCGAAACGGTCGCCTGGGTAACATGGAAACCGGCGTTCCGAAGAGCGTCCACCAGATCGTCCTGGGTTTCGATTTCCCGGGTCGACAGAATTTCGCGTATCTTCACGTGCCGTTGGCCCTTCATAGGTACTCCTTTCAAGCCGTGACTTCGAATTGGATTTTGTGGATGGTTCTTTGGCGGGGATCTACGTATAGAATACCGGCCGCCTCTTCATACAGAAGATGGTAGACCAGAAGCTGGTTGCGGATTCCGCTGCCGGTCATCTCCATCGGCTGTCTCTCTCTTGCCAGCTTAACGATATATATGTTGTCCCCATCGTTGGCGAAATGATCGACGAACAGCCGGCTTTCGAGCTCCTGGTCGCCATTAAGCCGAATGCGGATCGGAACTTTGCGCTTCGTGGTCATGACTTCGTAGCCCGATTCCTCCAGGAGGGCAACGGCGTCCGTCACCGGAATTTCCTCGTCCGGCTCCACAACCCGTATCGTTTTGGGCGGGGCGGTCAGCCATTTCCGGAACAGACCGGCCAGCCAAACAAGGAGAATAGCCACGAGAAGAAGGAATACCAGGACGTCGGCATTTTGCATATCATCACCCCATTGGGACTCCCCCTGCTTCTAAAAAGACCCATCCGGCAAGGACAAGTCTTTTAGTTCCTCTAAAAGATCGTTCTGGGGATGAGTCTGATGTTGTCCGCTTATGAAAATTTGGAAGAAGCCGCCTGGACGGTGTCCGCAATACGCCTCGAAAGCTTGTCCCTGTCCAAGGAGACGGGGGCATCCTTCAGACGCCAGCAGGCCAGAAATTCAATATTTCCTTCGCCGCCCGTGATGGGAGAGTAAGTCAAGCCCTCGAGCTCGAAGCCCGCTTCGGCAGCAAATGGCAGGATCTTCTCCAGCACTTCCCGATGAACGGCGGAATCCCGGATGACGCCGGATTTGCCGACCTTCTCCCTGCCCGCCTCAAACTGGGGTTTGATAAGGGCTACCACGGTCCCGCCGGGAACAAGCAGGGCCGCAAGAGGCGGAAGAATAAGCTTCAAGGAGATAAAGGAAACGTCGATGGTGGCGAAGTCCGGAAGCGGTCCGGTCAGGTCCTCTTTCGTCATGTGGCGGAAATTGGTCCGTTCCATGACCGTGACGCGTTTGTCGTT contains:
- a CDS encoding dihydrolipoamide acetyltransferase family protein; its protein translation is MKTPTKGTAITVPHLAESLVSATIGKWLKQPGDYIEQYEVICELITDKVTVEMPAPVEGTLTEIIAPEGHTAEVGEVICVILDPVAEAGSSAPAGMAPAAVASREAAGSEESMRSRLSPAVLKLAAEHGVNLEEVGGTGLGGRITRKDVLAHAEASQVSRTAAPHVTEPPKAPTVPVRSSGLHLSAQPPTPLTGEREPRASESRGEYLIDVTPIRNTIARNMRQSVSEIPHAWTMIEVDVTNLVLLRNKLKDEFMRQEGINLTYLAFMLKAVVNAIKDYPIMNSVWAVDKIIVKKDINLSLAVGTEDSVITPVIKRADQKNIAGLARAIDELTKKSRSGKLGLDDLQGGTFTVNNTGSFGSIASYPIINYPQAAIITFESIVKKPVVINDMIAVRSMVNLCLSLDHRILDGVICGRFLQRVKENLESYNLDTRLY
- a CDS encoding alpha-ketoacid dehydrogenase subunit beta, with amino-acid sequence MAVISYLEAIRTAMQEEMQRDGNVFVLGEDVGKGGVFNATKGLRDEFGEDRIMDTPLTESAIAGVAIGAAMYGMRPVAEMQFADFIFPATNQIISEAAKIRYRSNGDWSCPVVIRAPYGASGGGGLYHSQCPESVFFGTPGLKLVAPSTPYDAKGLLKAAIRDEDPVLFFEHKKCYLAINEEVPEDDYIVPIGKAAVKREGTDLTVITYGMMVHHVLKAADELKAEGITTQVLDLRTLQPLDREAILEAAAKTGKVLIVHEDNKTGGVGAEVSAIISEELFYDLDAPIMRLCGPDVPALGMSPVLEKAFLPNPDSIREAMLKLAQI
- a CDS encoding thiamine pyrophosphate-dependent dehydrogenase E1 component subunit alpha codes for the protein MSIGQLAKHRTVGLSDEQAIQMYSIMLKARKFDEHCFLLQRSGKIAFHVSGIGQEAAQVAAAFALDTEQDYFLPYYRDYGVVLTAGMSLKELFLSVFVKSEDPNSGGRQMPGHFGHKKLRIVTGSSPVTTQVPHAVGIALAAKMNKQKFVSFVTFGEGSSNQGDFHEGCNFAGVHKLPVILMCENNQYAISVPIHKQVAGNIHDRALGYGFPGVRVDGNDALEVFRVVKEARERGLRGEGPTLIEAVMYRISPHSTADNDLLYRTKEEVEENRSKDGLPKFRQYLIDCGIWSEEKDRELAASIDKEVKEAARYAETAPPVKPEEGLKHVYASQ
- the lpdA gene encoding dihydrolipoyl dehydrogenase; its protein translation is MSHTYDIVVLGGGTGGYSAAIRAAQLGMSVALVERDKLGGTCLHRGCIPSKALLRSAEVYAEAKNGEAYGVTASSVTLDFDRVQQRKAGIVDQLYKGLQLLMKKNKIDVYAGSGRMIAPSIFAPRSGTIAVELADGETETLVPGHLILATGSRPRILPGLEPDGELILTSDEALLMAELPESMLIVGGGVIGVEWASMLNDFGVEVTVVEYAPRLVPQEDEDISKELELLFRKRGIRVLTGAKLLPESLEKGEKEATVQVEKDGERMGLSASRILVSVGREANIDSIGLENSDVKVEKGYLKVNGSFQTAEPHIYAVGDAIGGLQLAHAAAHEGIRAVEHIAGKENGRYEPHRVPRCIYTRTEIASVGWTEQQAKERGHDVKTGRFPFKVLGKALVQGHTEGFVKIVADRNTSDLLGVHMIGPHVTEHISEAALAQLLDATPWEVGQSIHPHPTLSEALGEAMLAADGQAIHV
- a CDS encoding DUF2627 domain-containing protein, which produces MKSTISRFAAALILVIPGIAATYGFLAMKDSLFALFDEASAGFTWGKFLIGFVLFAAGVAFIGGWTFYRDRKRNYVAPRFKEKKRRPGRE
- a CDS encoding C40 family peptidase; amino-acid sequence: MSSVCLGLGLALSTQAYADPVKVQVNDDLVHFPDAQPFMDGSSRTQVPIRMVTEKMGYQVNYSMTTDQQVKVKISSSTKSVELKTGEKRALVNGQPISIDTNALFTGGRTYVPVRFISEALGTMVQWDQNNYIAIVAADGKYHAPAWYKPQPLPFTIINNAKKYLGVPYAFGGTTPSGFDCSGYVQYLFKQQGTTLPRTASQMYAGAGQFVSEVQPGDLVFFSETSSSPITHVGIYLGNSQFISATTSYGVHIDNLYSGYWGARYKAAKRI